The Halobacterium litoreum genome includes a region encoding these proteins:
- a CDS encoding DUF7411 family protein, with protein sequence MELGLLYSGGKDSTLAALVLERFYDITLVTAHFGVTDEWEHARDAAAATDFEFEALELDRDVATDAVEAMREDGYPRNGIQHVHEHALEAVADLGFDAIADGTRRDDRVPTVSRAQAQSLEDRHEVDYLSPLSGFGRGAVDRLVDAELDVEVGPSEEIPRADYEAELRAVLAEEYGEDAIREVFPDHDQTYVHGLRD encoded by the coding sequence ATGGAGTTAGGACTCCTCTACAGCGGCGGGAAGGACTCCACGCTCGCGGCGCTCGTCCTCGAGCGCTTCTACGACATCACGCTCGTCACGGCGCACTTCGGCGTCACCGACGAGTGGGAACACGCGCGTGACGCCGCGGCCGCGACGGACTTCGAGTTCGAGGCGCTGGAACTCGACCGCGACGTGGCGACGGACGCCGTGGAGGCGATGCGCGAGGACGGCTACCCGCGCAACGGCATCCAGCACGTCCACGAGCACGCGCTGGAGGCGGTCGCCGACCTCGGGTTCGACGCCATCGCCGACGGCACGCGCCGCGACGACCGCGTTCCCACGGTGTCGCGGGCGCAAGCCCAGAGCCTCGAAGACCGCCACGAGGTGGACTACCTCTCGCCGCTGTCGGGGTTCGGTCGTGGCGCGGTCGACCGCCTCGTGGACGCCGAACTCGACGTGGAGGTCGGGCCGAGCGAGGAGATTCCGCGCGCCGACTACGAGGCCGAACTGCGCGCCGTCCTCGCCGAGGAGTACGGCGAGGACGCC